A single genomic interval of Rosistilla ulvae harbors:
- a CDS encoding HEAT repeat domain-containing protein: MLLPTLKRMVWNPWAFNLVVILVASVTINLQEASAYSPEHPDVVRMIDRGIAFLRSKEKDHGHHPEGAKMLKAYAIYKVNHDPDDPLVREGVAAAVAYIEKQTKAKSVDHYMSYAGAFAMLLLIDVDPIKHRSAIERMSRYYLGLQKPHGGFGYPNGPEGDNSQNQYAVLSMWSLRKAGFKVPPEVMERLAIYLLQTQDPSGMWGYFGIIGNRGLVRQERTRMSLTSACAGSLLIAGDFFDFYKDRARRKQKTDDDSGLPPALTIHDEKSEQAAAAVKTSQLKNPMIETAVGRAMNFYNKTAFKFSNFPNSLGFYYYALYAHERFMSFVENSRGEYENEPAWYNQGVEDLKRHQDPNGAFGGVAARKAGMSPHLSESENTAFAILFLIRSTKKAIGQLSTGTMQGGYGLPKSTKGMQSKGGQLIDAPKAGSVGGMLDLLEQGGDDVDDKAIYDSLILSKDPQERADQLKRLKRMVKGGPYKTRRAAARMLGQSSDMDIVPTLIFALTDPDKTVQREARNGLRFVSRRFEGFGLPDDPPPKQVEAAVKAWKEWYLLSNPSYIFLDEG; encoded by the coding sequence ATGCTGTTACCCACTCTGAAACGAATGGTTTGGAACCCTTGGGCTTTCAATCTGGTCGTCATACTGGTCGCATCGGTAACGATAAACCTGCAGGAAGCGTCTGCATATTCGCCTGAACATCCAGACGTGGTCCGCATGATCGATCGCGGAATCGCATTCCTGCGTTCAAAAGAGAAGGACCATGGGCACCACCCCGAAGGTGCCAAAATGTTGAAGGCCTATGCAATCTACAAGGTGAATCACGATCCCGACGACCCGCTGGTCCGTGAGGGGGTGGCAGCCGCGGTGGCGTACATCGAAAAACAAACGAAAGCGAAATCGGTCGACCACTACATGTCGTACGCTGGCGCGTTCGCAATGCTGCTGTTGATCGATGTCGACCCGATTAAGCACCGATCAGCGATTGAGCGGATGTCCCGCTACTACTTGGGGTTGCAAAAGCCACACGGCGGTTTCGGGTACCCCAATGGTCCCGAAGGGGACAATTCACAGAACCAATATGCAGTCCTGTCGATGTGGTCGCTGCGGAAGGCAGGCTTCAAAGTCCCCCCTGAAGTCATGGAACGGCTGGCGATCTACCTGCTGCAAACGCAAGATCCATCGGGGATGTGGGGCTATTTTGGAATCATCGGCAACCGCGGCTTGGTCCGGCAGGAACGAACGCGGATGTCACTGACCTCCGCATGCGCTGGCAGCCTGTTGATTGCAGGCGATTTTTTTGACTTCTACAAAGACAGGGCGCGTCGCAAGCAGAAAACCGATGACGACAGTGGCTTGCCCCCCGCATTAACAATCCATGACGAGAAGTCCGAGCAGGCGGCCGCTGCGGTAAAAACATCGCAACTGAAGAACCCAATGATCGAAACGGCCGTTGGGCGGGCGATGAATTTCTACAACAAAACAGCCTTCAAGTTCTCCAACTTCCCCAACTCACTGGGGTTCTACTACTACGCGCTCTACGCTCACGAACGCTTCATGAGCTTCGTCGAGAACTCGCGCGGCGAGTACGAAAACGAGCCAGCCTGGTACAACCAGGGGGTCGAAGACTTAAAACGCCACCAAGACCCCAACGGGGCGTTTGGAGGAGTGGCTGCTCGCAAGGCAGGCATGTCCCCCCACCTTTCCGAAAGTGAAAACACGGCCTTCGCAATCCTGTTCCTGATTCGCAGCACCAAGAAGGCAATTGGTCAGCTGAGCACGGGAACGATGCAGGGCGGGTACGGGCTTCCCAAAAGCACCAAGGGGATGCAGTCCAAGGGGGGCCAGTTGATCGATGCTCCTAAGGCGGGCAGCGTTGGCGGAATGCTCGATTTGCTCGAACAGGGTGGCGACGATGTCGACGACAAGGCGATCTACGATTCGTTGATCCTGTCGAAAGATCCGCAGGAGCGAGCCGACCAATTGAAGCGGCTCAAACGCATGGTCAAAGGCGGCCCCTACAAGACCCGCCGCGCTGCCGCTCGGATGTTGGGCCAGAGCAGCGACATGGACATCGTGCCGACACTGATCTTCGCTCTGACCGATCCCGACAAAACGGTGCAACGCGAAGCTCGCAACGGCTTGCGTTTTGTCAGCCGCCGTTTCGAAGGCTTCGGCCTGCCCGACGACCCGCCCCCCAAACAGGTCGAAGCTGCCGTGAAGGCCTGGAAAGAGTGGTATCTGCTCTCGAATCCCTCTTACATCTTCCTGGATGAGGGCTGA
- a CDS encoding glycosyltransferase family 4 protein, translating into MPAAKKVCFLGLNAYPAIQGRSGTTVGGLESGMWTIARTLASTSDDLAISILVSESRRPANAVVDHVELHTILDPLKNTRLQVSQSLNLQALKQARFRSLLRLAWQVPLLAVTRPFRDRRPIVSRIAEHIRRIDPAICLVFGTGNDQLACIRAANEVGAKSIACIVSNADAPSSPDDMQVSTRNEYGETVQARQETLRLASAIICQTQCQRDQVRKTLNLEAHVIKGGIRIDRWTPSKPRVHPEGPVLWIGRYDTWHKRPWLCLEIAKRCPDLQFEMILNPGSVLVEQELREAVPDNVKILDFVPYAEMPKRYHNALAYLSTGAAEFEGFPNVILEASAAGTPVVSLEDFDGYLAASGAGWGTDNDLDLAAQRLRELKENAATWQRCSEAAQRWVRSEHSIRINCERYKARIDQLLDRSS; encoded by the coding sequence ATGCCCGCAGCGAAAAAGGTTTGTTTTTTAGGTCTCAATGCCTATCCGGCGATTCAAGGAAGGTCGGGAACAACGGTCGGGGGGCTCGAGTCGGGCATGTGGACGATTGCCAGGACGCTGGCTTCCACTAGCGACGACCTCGCGATCTCCATCCTTGTGAGCGAATCGCGACGACCAGCCAACGCGGTCGTGGATCATGTGGAACTGCACACCATCCTGGACCCGCTGAAGAACACCCGGCTTCAGGTGTCGCAGAGTCTGAATCTGCAAGCTCTCAAGCAGGCTCGCTTCCGGTCCTTGTTGCGATTGGCGTGGCAGGTTCCATTGCTCGCTGTCACGCGTCCGTTTCGAGATCGTCGCCCGATTGTAAGCCGCATTGCGGAACACATACGCCGTATCGATCCAGCTATCTGCTTAGTGTTTGGCACGGGCAACGACCAACTGGCTTGCATTCGCGCAGCAAATGAAGTCGGCGCCAAATCGATCGCGTGCATCGTTTCCAACGCGGACGCTCCCTCCTCCCCAGACGACATGCAAGTTTCAACACGCAACGAATACGGGGAGACCGTTCAGGCTCGTCAGGAGACGCTACGCCTGGCGTCGGCAATCATCTGTCAGACCCAGTGCCAGCGGGATCAGGTGCGCAAGACGTTGAATCTGGAAGCCCATGTCATCAAGGGAGGGATCAGGATCGATCGATGGACCCCGTCGAAGCCACGTGTTCATCCGGAGGGTCCTGTCTTGTGGATTGGCCGGTACGATACTTGGCACAAGCGGCCTTGGTTATGCTTGGAAATTGCGAAACGATGCCCCGATCTGCAGTTTGAAATGATCCTCAATCCAGGGAGCGTGCTTGTTGAACAAGAGCTTCGCGAGGCGGTGCCCGACAACGTAAAGATCCTTGATTTTGTGCCCTACGCCGAAATGCCCAAACGCTACCACAACGCCTTGGCGTACTTATCAACAGGTGCAGCCGAATTTGAAGGCTTTCCAAATGTGATCCTCGAGGCCTCTGCAGCGGGTACGCCCGTTGTTTCACTCGAAGATTTCGACGGCTATCTGGCGGCGTCCGGAGCCGGGTGGGGGACCGACAACGACCTCGACCTTGCCGCCCAGCGGCTTCGTGAACTCAAAGAGAATGCCGCGACCTGGCAGCGATGCTCCGAGGCGGCCCAACGCTGGGTGCGTTCAGAGCATTCGATCCGCATCAATTGTGAACGCTACAAAGCCCGGATCGATCAACTTTTAGATCGAAGTTCGTAA
- a CDS encoding outer membrane protein assembly factor BamB family protein has translation MTNVRVAFLIALTLLAASQGGCKRAPEKTVSELPEISDLPVVELQHTAAWGMFRGPGMEGHAPDQPLPTSWGEDENVVWAKDLPGLGHASPILVDNMVVLPTAIEEQEQQLVIALDRSDGRELWRRVIHEGNFVDESQLHLKSSQANSTLACNGKQIFAVFLNDAKVVLSALGLDGALLWQTDVSKFQSRNGFGASPVLYKSLVICPTDNNGGGNIVAIDGASGEVVWRTDRGAHNTYSSANVCYFGEDREAQLLISGGEGITSYDPETGKINWVAHSECDVTCGTMICGGDYTFASGGVPGNETICLDRVGTTIWTNQVKVYEPSLLYVEGYLYAVTDNGIAYCWNASNGEECWRKRLGKNFSASPWTCNGLIYVTNVVGDTIVFEANHDEFKEVAKNHLGTDCFASPAIDEGQIYMRVGVEGDNGRQERLYCLGDKS, from the coding sequence ATGACGAACGTTCGGGTTGCTTTCTTGATTGCCCTGACTCTGCTGGCCGCGAGTCAGGGGGGATGCAAACGCGCCCCAGAAAAAACCGTTTCCGAATTGCCTGAAATTAGCGACCTTCCAGTGGTGGAGCTTCAGCACACGGCCGCTTGGGGGATGTTCCGAGGACCAGGCATGGAGGGACACGCTCCCGATCAGCCTTTGCCAACCTCATGGGGAGAAGACGAGAATGTTGTCTGGGCGAAGGACTTGCCTGGCCTTGGTCATGCCTCTCCCATTCTCGTTGACAACATGGTGGTGTTGCCGACGGCGATCGAGGAACAGGAACAGCAACTCGTGATCGCGCTGGATCGGTCCGATGGTCGTGAACTGTGGAGACGCGTCATCCACGAGGGGAACTTTGTCGACGAGAGCCAGTTGCATCTAAAAAGCAGCCAGGCAAATTCAACGTTGGCCTGCAACGGCAAGCAAATTTTCGCAGTGTTCTTGAACGATGCGAAGGTTGTTCTCTCGGCGTTGGGGCTTGATGGTGCATTGCTTTGGCAAACCGACGTGAGCAAGTTTCAATCCAGAAATGGCTTTGGCGCCTCACCCGTGCTCTACAAGTCACTCGTCATCTGCCCAACGGACAACAACGGCGGCGGAAACATCGTAGCGATCGACGGTGCTTCGGGCGAAGTTGTTTGGCGTACCGACCGCGGTGCCCACAACACCTATTCGTCAGCCAATGTTTGCTACTTCGGTGAGGACCGGGAGGCTCAGCTGCTGATCAGCGGAGGAGAGGGAATCACGAGCTACGATCCCGAGACGGGGAAGATCAATTGGGTCGCCCATTCCGAGTGTGACGTTACCTGCGGGACGATGATTTGTGGTGGCGATTACACGTTTGCATCAGGGGGCGTTCCCGGGAACGAGACGATCTGTTTAGATCGCGTGGGGACAACGATATGGACGAATCAGGTGAAGGTCTACGAACCCTCACTGCTGTATGTCGAAGGCTACCTGTACGCGGTCACGGACAACGGAATTGCGTATTGTTGGAACGCGTCCAATGGAGAGGAGTGCTGGAGGAAGCGACTGGGGAAAAACTTCAGCGCGTCCCCTTGGACCTGCAACGGGCTGATCTATGTGACCAATGTTGTTGGTGACACGATTGTTTTTGAAGCCAACCACGATGAGTTCAAAGAGGTTGCGAAGAACCACCTAGGCACCGATTGCTTCGCCTCTCCCGCGATCGATGAGGGCCAGATCTACATGCGTGTGGGCGTCGAGGGTGACAACGGTCGTCAGGAACGACTTTACTGCCTCGGCGACAAGTCTTAG